The Streptomyces collinus DNA segment TCCCTCCTTCCCGTCACCGTCAGTGTCGTGTGTGAAGTCATGGTCCTCGTCCTTCGTGACAAAGGTGCCGTTGAAGAATTCCGTAGCCGCATCCGGGTTGTTGGACAGCCCCTTGAGGTACCCAGTCATCGGGTCCCAGCCCGAGTCGGTACCGGTGCGGTTGAGGAGCGGGTCGCCGCCCGTGCGGGTCCAGGCCCCGTGGCGCCCGTTGCCCGTGAACTTCTTCTCCGTCTCGATCACCTTGTCGCCGTAGTCGGCGAGGAATCGGTCGTCGTAGTTGCCGAACCGCATCAGGTTGGTCATGACCTGCACCCCGAGAGGGAAACCGCCGTTGCGCCCCACGGGCTTGTCCGCCAGGTCGGTCATTCTGTACTTCCAGTCCGACATGTCGGCGCTGTCGCTCTGTGATGCCGTGGCAAGCGTGAGACTGAGGTTCTTCTGCAGGTCGTCAAACTTGTCGGACCGCTTATGGCCCAGTTCCCAGGCGCTGTGCGGATCGTTGACACCGGTCCAGAAGTTGAGCGTCCCGTTCGGTCCGAGGCTCGTGGCGAAGCGTTCCGCGAACAGTTCGTCGTCCGAGTAGTCCTTCAGCCCCTTGTTGAGCCGGTCGAACTCCGCGGGGGTGAGGTCCTCTGGCTTCTTCTTCGCCAGCCTGGCCAGCTCGTCCGCTCTCTTGATCGCGTCGGCCGCCTCGTCCCGGCTGTTGTAGTTGGCATCCGAGAAGCCCAGCCTGCTCTGGTCGGCAATGGCCATGAGGACCGTACTGGCTGTCTTGTCGCTCTCGGTGGCCTTGTCGAGGATCTTCTGGAGCTCGTCTCGAAGCGCGGTGATCTCGCCTTTGTTGTCCTTGTCCTCCTTGGCGCGACCTTCCGGCGGGACATCCGTGGTGACGGTGAAGCCGCCTTCGTAACCGATCACCGTCAGCTTCTTCAGACGGCCGCGTTCAATGGCATCGAGGAGCTGCCCCTTGTAGCCCTTCAGCTCGTTCCGGGTGTCTCTGAGGATCTTGTAGATGGAGTCCGCCTGGCCGTGTGCGTCCTTGAACTCCTCGGTCGTCTTGCCGATGAACTCCTTGGAGACGTCGGCGTTGACACCCGCCCACTCGGCCTTGTTGGCAGTGCCTCGAAGGCCCTTCTCGGCTTCTTCCTTCAGTGTCTCCAGGTCCTTGACCATCGTCGACCAGTCGTCGACGGCATCGTCGAGCAAACTGAAGTCGGCTTTGCGAAGGGCGTCGAGATCCATTAGCCCTTGCCCTTCTTGTTATCGGGTTCGCCGTAGACCGAGTTCTGCTTGCCAGGGGGGCCGACACGCTCGTCGAAGCCAGCGTCCAACAGGTCGATGCTGCTCATCTGCCGGCGGATGTAGCCGTCGTCGTCGGCGTGCAAATTCTTGGTGACTCGCATGTGGTTTGAGATGTGTGCGCACGCGTCACGGAGGGAGGACAGCTGCTGGTCCCAGCGGAGCGCCACGTGTTGGAGCGCGCCGCCGAGGGCGAATCCGCCCTTTGTCAGGGTTCCGGCGGCGCTCTCGCTGGTGGGGACCGCTCTGCGCCCCTTGTTCCACAGATCGTCGTACAGGTCGAAGGCATTCTGGCCGATCTTCGCCAGATCCTTCTGGCTGACCTTCAGGTCGCCGTATTGGTTGGGATCTGGTGCAGGCCGACCGCCGTTGCCGGGATCCAGCTGGTTCAGTTGCATCCGGGTTGAGCCGTCCTGAACTGCCTGCGACTTCAGCTGCTCCCATTCATCCCACGCCATCGCGTCGGACCCCTTCCCCGTGTCCCCGTAAAGCCGTCCGGTGGACGGTCATTCTGTCGAACGCGTAACGGACCAGGCCCGTGAGCCTCGTTCAAGCGAGTCTCGGACGCCACACACTTTTCCCTCAAGTCACATCTGAGCCGCGATCGCAAACCTCTACGCAACCATCCTCAATCATTGCCACAGCTCAGACGAACGTCACGATCCGCTTGGACCGACACCTCGAGACCGACGGGTCGGTCGCCTCCGGATCCCAGAACGGACGCTCCTGACGTCCACCATCACAGCACCCGCCGTACGGATGCCGGTGCCGAGCCAACGGGAGCAGGAAGACCCCCACCCCAACCATCACAACAGCCCCTCCGGACTCAACCCCACCTGCACCAGCGGCCTCCCCCTCCGCCGAGACACAAAGACCCCCCGCCCCGCAGGCATAGGCCGCGGCCGGACCCCGCCGAGCAGGTCCCCCTCGCCCGGATCGCCGGCCAGGACGACCCCCTGCGCGCCCAGCTCCTTCACGCGCTGCATGAACGCCTCGTAAGCTGCCCGCCCCGCGCCCGCCGTCGACCGCGCGATGATGAACCGCACGCCCACGTCCCGGGCGAACGGCAACAGCTCCGTCAACCCAGCCAGCGGATTCCCGCTCGACGTGGCCACCAGGTCGTAGTCGTCGATGACGACATACACCGTGGGTCCGCGCCACCAGGTCCGGTCCCGCAGCTGCTGGGCGGTGACGTCGGCTGTCGGTGTGCGGCGTTTCATCAGGTCGGCCAGGGCGGCCATGTGGTGGTCCATGGAGTTGGACATGGGGATGTATTCGGCGAGGTGCGACGACGGCGTCACGTCCAGTAGCGAACGCCGGTTGTCGATGACGAACAGCTTGGCCTCGTCGCCGGAGTACCGCTGCGTCAGCTGCTGGATCAGCAGGCGCAGCAGGTTCGACTTGCCCGACTCGCTCTCGCCGAAGACGAGGAAGAACGGGTCCTGCTCGAAGTCCACGAACACCGGTTCGAGGTTGTCCTCGTCGAGGGCGAAGGCGACGCCGCGACGCGGGAAGCGATCGCCCGGAGGAAGCTGATCGGCCGGGAACTCGCGGGGCAGCAGACGGACTTCAGGGGCGCCGGGGGCCTGCCAGTGCCGGGAGACCTCGGTTGCGAGGGCGGCTGTGGCGTCCGCCAGGTCCGTGTCGGAGGTGAGGCCGTCTATGCGCGGCACCGCGGCCATGAAGTGCAGCTTCTGCGGCGCCTGCCCACGGCCGGGCACTCCGGCCGGGACGTTCGCGGCCACCTTGCGGTCCAGCTCGGAGTCCATCGTGTCGCCCAGCCGCAGCTCCAGGCGGTTCATCAGGTGGTCCTTGAGATTGGCCCTGACCTCCATCGAGCGCGAGGCCGTCAGGATCAGGTGGACGCCGTAACCGAGACCGCGTGCCGCGATGTCGTGGATCACCTGGTCCATCGCATCGTAGTCCGCGCGGAAGTTGCCCCAGCCGTCGATGACCAGGAACACGTCACCCCAGGGCTGATCCGTGACCGAGATCTCGCCCCGGGCCCGCCTCGCCCGGAAATCCGCGATCGAGGCGATGCCCGCGGAGCGGAAGTACTCCTCACGGCGGTTCAGTACGCCGTACACCTCGGCCACCGTGCGCCGCACCCGCTCAGGATCCAGGCGCGAGGCGACCCCGCCCACGTGCGGCAGTCCGGCCACCGCCGCCATGCCGCCACCGCCGAAGTCGAGTCCGTAGAACTGCACTTCGTACGGTGTGTGCGTGAGCGCGAACGCGGAGATCAGGGTGCGCAGCAGTGTCGACTTGCCGGACTGCGGGCCGCCGATGATCTGCATGTGGCCGGCCGCGCCGGAGAAGTCGACCCAGAGCGGGTCGCGGCGCTGCTCGTAGGGCTTGTCCACCAGGCCCGCAGGTACGACCAGGCGGCCGGCGCCCTCGTAGCCCGGCTGCGTGAGGCCGCGGCCCTGCACCGCAGTGAGGCCGGGCAGGAGCCCGTCGAGCGGCGGCGGGCTGTCCAGCGGCGGCAGCCACACCTGGTGGGCCGCCGGACCCTGGGCCTCCAGCCGGCGCACGATCACGTCGAGCACGGTGTCGGCGAGCGCGTCGTCGACCTCAGGGCCGTCCGAAGCCGAAGGGCGCTGCTGCGGCACCGCCACGTACTGCACCGGCACCTCGGCCGCCGTGAACAGCACCGGCCGCCGGTTCATCGGCAGTGGGCCGCCGCTCAGCCCGGCTCGCTGTGTGCCCGAGCGGTACACGCCGGAGACGTAGGCCGCCTTGAAGCGCACCATCTCGTCCGTGCCGAACTTCAGAAGTCCGGAGCCCGGGACGTTCGGCAGCTCGTAGGCGTCCGGCACGCCGATCGCCGCGCGTGACTCGGCGGCGGAGAAGGTGCGCAGACCGACTCGGTACGACAGGTAGGTCTCCAGACCGCGCAGGCGGCCTTCCTCCAGACGCTGCGAGGCCAGCAGAAGGTGCACACCGAGCGAGCGGCCGATGCGGCCGATCTGCACGAACATCTCGATGAAGTCGGGCTTCGCCGTCAGCAGCTCACTGAACTCGTCGATGACCAGCACCAGCGACGGAATGGGCCGCAGGGCGGCACCGGCCGCGCGGGCCTTCTCGTAGTCGTGGATGTTGGCGTAGTTGCCGGCGTCGCGCAGCATCTCCTGGCGGCGGTTGAGCTCGCCGCGGATGGAGTCGCCCATGCGGTCGACCAGGGTGAGGTCGTCGGCGAGATTGGTGATGACGGCCGCGACGTGGGGCATCTGCGCCATGCCGGCGAAGGTCGCGCCGCCCTTGAAGTCCGCGAGGACGAAGTTCAGCGTCTCCGACGAATGGGTGACCGCGAGGCCCAGTACCAGGGTGCGCAGCAGCTCCGACTTGCCGGAGCCGGTGGCACCCACGCACAGGCCGTGCGGGCCCATGCCCTCCTGCGCGGCCTCCTTGAGGTCCAGCATCACGGGGCGCCCGTCCTCGCCGACACCGATCGGCACCCGCAGCCGCTCCGCCAGCGACCTCGGCCGCCAGGTGCGCTGGGTGTCGACGGACGCCGCGTCACCGAGGTTCAGCAGATCGGTGAACTCCAGGTTGGCGAGCAGTGGTTCGTCGTCGTCACCGCCCGAGGCCATTCGCAGCGGGGCCAGCTGGCGAGCGAGGGCTTCGGCCGACTCGTAGGAGAGGACGTCGGGGGTTCCTTCGTAGACGACACCGTGTCCCGACTCCAGGTGCAGCGCTTCGGGCCGTACGACGATGGAGAGTTCGCCGCCGCCCGTGATGAGCTCGCCGGGGACCACCTCGAGGACGGTGACGCCCTGGAGCCCCTCGGGATTGGCCAGGACCGAGTCCGGCGGCAGGGTGAGGCCGTCGAGTACGACGACGATGTGGGGCTCCTCCGGCAGGGGCGCAGCGTTCGGGTGGAAGCGAGGGCGGCCGGTCAGCCGGGTGGCGAGGAGGTTCTCCAGTTCGCGGCTGTCGCTGTCGATCAGCCTGCGGCTGCCCGCTCCGTCCACGGCGCCGGGCGCCTGGACGTGCGGCAGCCACTTGGCCCACTCCCAGTGGGGCAGGGCCTCGCGTCCCGCGGCCACCACGATGAGCAGATCCTCCGGGGAGTGCAGGGCGGCCAGTGAGCCGGTGATGGCCCGGGCGGAGGATCGTACGGACTGCGGATCGCCGCTGATCGTGACGTGATAGAACGCCCGCAACGAGACCGCCATGGGCAGGTCGTCCAAGGTGCTGTGGACCGCGAGGAAGCGCTGCATCGCACCGGCGGTCAGCGGCTCCAGCTGCTCGACGGGGGAGGTTTCGGGGGCGACGAGGGCCCTGGCGAGCGCCTGCGCTCCGAGGCCGATGCGGACCTGGGCGAAGTCCTCGTCGCCGGAGCGCCGTTCCCAGACCCGGCTGCCCTCGGCGACCAGGGCCCACAGCTGTTCGGGGGAGGGGTGGAGGAAGTACTGGGCGTCACGCTGTGCCTTCGCCGTGTCGACGGCCGTGCGCCGGGTCTGCGCCAGGTAACTCAGGTAGTCGCGGCGCATGTCCGCCAACTCCCCCTGGGAGCCGCGGCGGAAGCGGATCACCATCGCGACGGACATGGCGATGGTCGAGGCGATCATGACCATGCCCATGATCCTCATGAACGGCTGCCCGCTCGTGAAGAAGAAGACCACCGAGCCACCCATGCCCAGCGTCGGCAGGAGTTGCATCAGCACGCTCTCCCGATGACCCCGCGGAAGTTCCGGTGGAGGCTGCAGGATGATGTCCTGCGTGGACACTTCGGACGGCAGCACCCGAGGCGGGCGCTTCACGACGATGTGGCTCACTGGCATCCATTCCCTCGACCAGCCCGAGAGTCCGTCCGCCGCCCCGTGTCAGGCGGACGCAGGCCGCCGCGCGATCCTACTGACTCACCTGGTCGCAAGGGGCGATAGGGTGCCGGAAGTTCGCGTCGGCACACGCGAGTTGAGCCGGAGTAAGCGGGGCATTGCGGCGGATCCCGCCGACTGCCGGAAGCCCCGGCGGACGGCACGAAGGGCTGTTCCTGCGACCTTGCCGCACGATCGGTCACCGGGGACAGGAACACCGCGTAGGACGTCCATACCGTAGGTAGAGAATCATCACTGAGGGGGAGCAGCAGGTGAGCATGACGGCCTCCGCGGCAGCCACGGGAGGGGGACCCGGTACGGGAACTTCCGCCGGGGCGGCCACGGGTCTCGGTTTCTGCCGCGTCACCATCGTCGCGCCCGACAGCCGGATCGACGTGGCGCTGCCCGACGACATCCCGGTCGCCGACCTTTATCCGGAGATCCTCACTCTCACCCGGCAAAGTCCCGTCGAGGGCGCCCCCGTCGGCTATCACCTGGTCCGCCGGGACGGCACCGTCCTCGACAGTGCACGTTCCTTCGCCGCCCAGCGCATCCTCGACGGCGAACTCCTCGCGCTGCGCCCGTTCTCCGAGTCGCTGCCGCCCGCCGTCTTCGACGACGTCTCCGAGGCGGTCGCATCCGCCGTGACCCGCGAGCGGACCTTGTGGGGCGGCGACTTGACGCGCGCGGCGGGCCTTGTCGGGGGAGGCGTCCTGCCGGTCCTGCTGGCCTTCGTGGCCTGGACGGGTGACCCGCGGCACGACATGCACAGCCTGCCCGGCATCCTCGCCGGCGTCGCGGGTGTCCTCCTGGTCGTCCTGGCCTGCGTGCGTGCCCGGGTCTACGACGACCGGGCCTCGGCCATCGCGTTGGGGCTCGGCGCCCTCCCCAACGTCGGCGTTGCCGGCTCGGGTCTCCTGCCGCTCGCCGACGGACAGGGCATCGGCCGGCTCCAGTTCCTCCTCGCCTGCGCGGCGGTGCTGCTGGCCTCGGTCCTGCTCACCCTGTGCTCGCCGAGCGGGGACGGCCCGTTCGTCGGCTTCGTCGTCGCCTCCGCCATCAGCCTGATCGCCGTGTTCGCGGCGATCCTCGCCGACTGGACGCCTTCAGAGATCGCCGCCCTGTGCGCCCCGATCGCCGTCGGAGGCCTGGCCTTCCTGCCGGGGCTGTCCATGCGCTTCGCCCGGCTCCCGATCGGCTTCGACACCCCGAACACGGCCCCGCGCAGCGCGTACGACACAGACCCTGCCCCCCAGGAGCCGGTCGACGCCGAGCGGGTCGCCGCCCAGGCGCGGCGTGGACACGAACTCCTCGTCGGTCTGGTGGGCGGCTGCGCGCTGCTCGCCGTCGGCTCCTCGGCGGTCCTCGGGTTCTCCGAGAACGTCTGGGCCCAGCTCCTGGCCCTGGCGACCGGCCTGGCCATGCTGATGCGCGCCCATCTCTTCCGGTACACCGGCCAGGTGGCCCCCGTCCTGGCTGCCGGTCTCGCCTCTCTCGTACTGCTCGGCCTGGGGCTGGCACTCAATCCGCCGCACTCGATCGTCCGCGAGGCCCTCACGGGCGACCGCAGCGACCTCGACCTCCGGACCATCTGGCTCGTCGCGGCGATCGCCGTGGCGGCCGCGCTCGTCACGACGATCGGTCTGACGGTCTCGCGCGGCGGCCTCACTCCGTTCTGGGGACGTTTCCTGGAGATCGCCGAGGGCTTCGTGCTGCTGACACTGGTGCCGCTGACCCTGGCGGTGTTCGACGTGTACTCGGCAGTGCGCTCGATGACCAGCTGAGCCTCGCCCCCGCTGCCCTGCGTGCCCATCCGCTTCATCCGACGGCGGATCCACCAGGCCCACGGGAAGAGTCGAACGACGCCGCGGGGCGCCGCGGGACCGTTTCCCGCTCACTCGGACGCACCGCCGAGCGCCACGAGGCAGAGCCGCACGCGGGCTCGTCGGCTCGATCACCGGGTCGCCGGGGAGTGCCCGACGACCCGGTCAGGGCTGCCGCACCCACCCGTCACTCCGGGGCAAGCTCTCCATCGTGCCGCCCCGGCTCAAGATCGAACTCCCCGTCACGAGCCCCCAGCACGAACGCCCGCCACTCCGCCTCCGTGTAGCGCAGCACCGTGCCCGGGTCGAGCGAGGACCGCATCGCCACGGCCCCCTCGGGCAGGTAGGCGATCTCGACCCGCTCCTCGTGCGCCTCGGTGCCCGGCGCGCTGTGCCACTCGACACCGGAGATGTCGAGGGCGTAGAGCTCGTCCCGCTCCCGCTCCTTGCGTGCCTTGATCTCCTCAGCCGTCTCCGCCATGCCGCAGCGACCCCTTCCCGACGTACGAACGATCCGAATCTGCTCACCCTAGTGGCCCCCTCCGCTCCGGCCGGGGGGTTCGAAAGACCAGGGCAAAGAGGACCCCGGCCGCCTGGTACCCTGGTCGACGGCCGTTTGTGTACGCACCCCCGGAGCTCGCCGCTCTGGAGGCCGCGCCCAGCGGATCCCCGCCTTCCGAGTCATGGAAGCTCCCCCGAGACACAGACCGGGGGCACTCGGTGGCCATCACAGACTACGAGGAGTACGCGTGCCGCTCGACGCCGCTACGAAGAAGCAGATCATCACCGAGTTCGGCCAGAAGGAGGGCGACACCGGCTCCCCCGAGGTCCAGGTCGCCATGCTCTCGCGCCGCATCTCGGACCTGACCGAGCACCTCAAGACCCACAAGCACGACCACCACTCCCGCCGTGGTCTGCTGATCCTCGTGGGTCAGCGTCGCCGCCTTCTCCAGTACCTGGCGAAGAAGGACATCCAGCGCTTCCGCGCGCTGGTCGACCGCCTCGGCATCCGCCGTGGTGCGGCGGGCGCCAAGTAAGACGCCGTGAGGGGAGCGGTTCCCGGAGAATGGGGGCCGCTCCCTTTGCTGTACGTGCGGAGTGTCACCACTGCTTTGTAGTGTGGTAGCACAACGCAATACGGACGACACAGCACGACAAGAAGAGGAGAGGCGCACCCAGCCGCCGCCGGTCCTCGGTAGTGGCCCCCGGGAGAGTGAACCCCGGGTGCTTCGATCGAAGACCGGCCCGCACAGCACGGCGCGCTTCTCCGCAACCGTCCCCCTGCCACACGGGCCGGGAGACGAGGACGAGGAGAAATCACTAGTGGAGAACGAGACCCACTACGCCGAGGCCGTCATCGACAACGGCGCCTTCGGTACCCGCACCATCCGCTTCGAGACGGGCCGCCTGGCCAAGCAGGCCGCCGGCTCCGCCGTGGCGTACCTGGACGACGACACCATGGTGCTGTCGGCCACCACCGCCTCCAAGAACCCCAAGGACCAGCTCGACTTCTTCCCCCTCACGGTGGACGTCGAGGAGCGGATGTACGCCGCCGGCAAGATCCCCGGCAGCTTCTTCCGCCGTGAGGGCCGTCCCTCCGAGGACGCCATCCTCACCTGCCGCCTGATCGACCGCCCGCTGCGCCCCTCCTTCAAGAAGGGCCTGCGCAACGAGATCCAGGTCGTCGCCACGATCATGGCGCTCAACCCCGACCACCTGTACGACGTCGTCGCGATCAACGCCGCGTCCGCGTCCACGCAGCTGGCCGGCCTGCCCTTCTCCGGCCCGATCGGCGGCGTCCGCGTCGCGCTGATCCGCGGTCAGTGGGTGGCCTTCCCGACGCACACCGAGCTCGAGGACGCCGCGTTCGACATGGTCGTCGCGGGCCGCGTCCTGGAGGACGGCGACGTCGCGATCATGATGGTCGAGGCCGAGGCCACCGAGAAGACCATCAAGCTGGTCGAGGGCGGCGCCGAGGCGCCGACCGAGGAGGTCGTCGCCGCCGGTCTGGAAGCCGCGAAGCCCTTCATCAAGGTGCTCTGCAAGGCCCAGTCGGACCTCGCCTCCAAGGCCGCCAAGCCGACCGGCGAGTTCCCGATCTTCCTCGACTACCAGGACGACGTCCTGGAGGCGCTCACCGCCGCCGTCAAGCCGGAGCTCGCCTCCGCGCTGACCATCGCCGGCAAGCAGGAGCGCGAGTCCGAGCTGGACCGCGTCAAGGCGCTCGCCGCCGAGAAGCTCCTCCCGGAGTTCGAGGGCCGCGAGAAGGAGATCTCCGCCGCGTACCGCTCGCTGACCAAGACCCTGGTCCGTGAGCGCGTCATCAAGGAGAAGAAGCGCATCGACGGCCGCGGTGTCACCGACATCCGCACCCTGGCCGCCGAGGTCGAGGCCATCCCGCGGGTCCACGGCTCCGCCGTGTTCGAGCGTGGCGAGACCCAGATCCTGGGCGTCACGACGCTGAACATGCTCCGCATGGAGCAGCAGCTGGACACGCTGTCGCCGGTGACGCGCAAGCGCTACATGCACAACTACAACTTCCCGCCGTACTCCACCGGTGAGACCGGCCGCGTCGGCTCCCCGAAGCGCCGCGAGATCGGCCACGGCGCGCTCGCCGAGCGCGCCCTCGTGCCGGTCCTGCCGACGCGCGAGGAGTTCCCCTACGCGATCCGCCAGGTCTCCGAGGCGCTGAGCTCCAACGGCTCGACGTCGATGGGCTCGGTCTGCGCCTCCACCATGTCGCTGCTGAACGCCGGTGTGCCGCTGAAGGCCCCCGTCGCCGGTATCGCCATGGGCCTGATCTCCCAGGAGATCGAGGGCGAGACGCACTACGTCACCCTCACCGACATCCTCGGTGCGGAGGACGCCTTCGGCGACATGGACTTCAAGGTCGCCGGCACGAAGGACTTCGTGACCGCCCTCCAGCTGGACACCAAGCTGGACGGCATCCCGGCCTCCGTCCTGGCCGCGGCCCTCAAGCAGGCCCGCGACGCCCGCCTCCACATCCTCGACGTGATGATGGAAGCGATCGACACGCCGGACGAGATGTCCCCGAACGCCCCGCGGATCATCACCGTCAAGATCCCCGTGGACAAGATCGGTGAGGTCATCGGCCCCAAGGGCAAGATGATCAACCAGATCCAGGAGGACACCGGCGCCGACATCACGATCGAGGACGACGGCACGATCTACATCGGCGCGGTCGACGGACCGTCCGCCGAGGCCGCCCGCACCACGATCAACGGCATCGCGAACCCGACCATGCCGGAGGTCGGCGAGCGCTACCTGG contains these protein-coding regions:
- a CDS encoding DUF6571 family protein, whose amino-acid sequence is MDLDALRKADFSLLDDAVDDWSTMVKDLETLKEEAEKGLRGTANKAEWAGVNADVSKEFIGKTTEEFKDAHGQADSIYKILRDTRNELKGYKGQLLDAIERGRLKKLTVIGYEGGFTVTTDVPPEGRAKEDKDNKGEITALRDELQKILDKATESDKTASTVLMAIADQSRLGFSDANYNSRDEAADAIKRADELARLAKKKPEDLTPAEFDRLNKGLKDYSDDELFAERFATSLGPNGTLNFWTGVNDPHSAWELGHKRSDKFDDLQKNLSLTLATASQSDSADMSDWKYRMTDLADKPVGRNGGFPLGVQVMTNLMRFGNYDDRFLADYGDKVIETEKKFTGNGRHGAWTRTGGDPLLNRTGTDSGWDPMTGYLKGLSNNPDAATEFFNGTFVTKDEDHDFTHDTDGDGKEGKRTLSNFDYLFEERDWTQDTDNKGEDSIAGRNYLAAALEAAATGHPAGEMPTKDTPPHNADQAKITQSLVSSISEDPTRLTKNNYMSDSMGQIAAEYMPDIHRGLHAGSKGEAQLFPIAGTAAELSERDTTRFLYTLGRNPDSYAAVNLGQTSYTTQLMQYHFEHPEVYANDPAFDEQDRLKQGIDDIARTAGQIEGMIGAGRAYESELEGGTKDADYNAKIESIGTWGGAIVGIGIGMAATPATGPGGVIIGDLAGTAADEIISGITEGSLKDSSGEVVYRNGEKVEDTKSSTYAAVEAAAQKAGKNSGHSYPLIEASVGTAAESGFDSARTKIHDYFDGEGIPRQLDSEG
- the eccCa gene encoding type VII secretion protein EccCa, whose amino-acid sequence is MSHIVVKRPPRVLPSEVSTQDIILQPPPELPRGHRESVLMQLLPTLGMGGSVVFFFTSGQPFMRIMGMVMIASTIAMSVAMVIRFRRGSQGELADMRRDYLSYLAQTRRTAVDTAKAQRDAQYFLHPSPEQLWALVAEGSRVWERRSGDEDFAQVRIGLGAQALARALVAPETSPVEQLEPLTAGAMQRFLAVHSTLDDLPMAVSLRAFYHVTISGDPQSVRSSARAITGSLAALHSPEDLLIVVAAGREALPHWEWAKWLPHVQAPGAVDGAGSRRLIDSDSRELENLLATRLTGRPRFHPNAAPLPEEPHIVVVLDGLTLPPDSVLANPEGLQGVTVLEVVPGELITGGGELSIVVRPEALHLESGHGVVYEGTPDVLSYESAEALARQLAPLRMASGGDDDEPLLANLEFTDLLNLGDAASVDTQRTWRPRSLAERLRVPIGVGEDGRPVMLDLKEAAQEGMGPHGLCVGATGSGKSELLRTLVLGLAVTHSSETLNFVLADFKGGATFAGMAQMPHVAAVITNLADDLTLVDRMGDSIRGELNRRQEMLRDAGNYANIHDYEKARAAGAALRPIPSLVLVIDEFSELLTAKPDFIEMFVQIGRIGRSLGVHLLLASQRLEEGRLRGLETYLSYRVGLRTFSAAESRAAIGVPDAYELPNVPGSGLLKFGTDEMVRFKAAYVSGVYRSGTQRAGLSGGPLPMNRRPVLFTAAEVPVQYVAVPQQRPSASDGPEVDDALADTVLDVIVRRLEAQGPAAHQVWLPPLDSPPPLDGLLPGLTAVQGRGLTQPGYEGAGRLVVPAGLVDKPYEQRRDPLWVDFSGAAGHMQIIGGPQSGKSTLLRTLISAFALTHTPYEVQFYGLDFGGGGMAAVAGLPHVGGVASRLDPERVRRTVAEVYGVLNRREEYFRSAGIASIADFRARRARGEISVTDQPWGDVFLVIDGWGNFRADYDAMDQVIHDIAARGLGYGVHLILTASRSMEVRANLKDHLMNRLELRLGDTMDSELDRKVAANVPAGVPGRGQAPQKLHFMAAVPRIDGLTSDTDLADATAALATEVSRHWQAPGAPEVRLLPREFPADQLPPGDRFPRRGVAFALDEDNLEPVFVDFEQDPFFLVFGESESGKSNLLRLLIQQLTQRYSGDEAKLFVIDNRRSLLDVTPSSHLAEYIPMSNSMDHHMAALADLMKRRTPTADVTAQQLRDRTWWRGPTVYVVIDDYDLVATSSGNPLAGLTELLPFARDVGVRFIIARSTAGAGRAAYEAFMQRVKELGAQGVVLAGDPGEGDLLGGVRPRPMPAGRGVFVSRRRGRPLVQVGLSPEGLL
- the eccD gene encoding type VII secretion integral membrane protein EccD, translating into MTASAAATGGGPGTGTSAGAATGLGFCRVTIVAPDSRIDVALPDDIPVADLYPEILTLTRQSPVEGAPVGYHLVRRDGTVLDSARSFAAQRILDGELLALRPFSESLPPAVFDDVSEAVASAVTRERTLWGGDLTRAAGLVGGGVLPVLLAFVAWTGDPRHDMHSLPGILAGVAGVLLVVLACVRARVYDDRASAIALGLGALPNVGVAGSGLLPLADGQGIGRLQFLLACAAVLLASVLLTLCSPSGDGPFVGFVVASAISLIAVFAAILADWTPSEIAALCAPIAVGGLAFLPGLSMRFARLPIGFDTPNTAPRSAYDTDPAPQEPVDAERVAAQARRGHELLVGLVGGCALLAVGSSAVLGFSENVWAQLLALATGLAMLMRAHLFRYTGQVAPVLAAGLASLVLLGLGLALNPPHSIVREALTGDRSDLDLRTIWLVAAIAVAAALVTTIGLTVSRGGLTPFWGRFLEIAEGFVLLTLVPLTLAVFDVYSAVRSMTS
- a CDS encoding DUF397 domain-containing protein, which produces MAETAEEIKARKERERDELYALDISGVEWHSAPGTEAHEERVEIAYLPEGAVAMRSSLDPGTVLRYTEAEWRAFVLGARDGEFDLEPGRHDGELAPE
- the rpsO gene encoding 30S ribosomal protein S15, whose protein sequence is MPLDAATKKQIITEFGQKEGDTGSPEVQVAMLSRRISDLTEHLKTHKHDHHSRRGLLILVGQRRRLLQYLAKKDIQRFRALVDRLGIRRGAAGAK
- a CDS encoding polyribonucleotide nucleotidyltransferase, with protein sequence MENETHYAEAVIDNGAFGTRTIRFETGRLAKQAAGSAVAYLDDDTMVLSATTASKNPKDQLDFFPLTVDVEERMYAAGKIPGSFFRREGRPSEDAILTCRLIDRPLRPSFKKGLRNEIQVVATIMALNPDHLYDVVAINAASASTQLAGLPFSGPIGGVRVALIRGQWVAFPTHTELEDAAFDMVVAGRVLEDGDVAIMMVEAEATEKTIKLVEGGAEAPTEEVVAAGLEAAKPFIKVLCKAQSDLASKAAKPTGEFPIFLDYQDDVLEALTAAVKPELASALTIAGKQERESELDRVKALAAEKLLPEFEGREKEISAAYRSLTKTLVRERVIKEKKRIDGRGVTDIRTLAAEVEAIPRVHGSAVFERGETQILGVTTLNMLRMEQQLDTLSPVTRKRYMHNYNFPPYSTGETGRVGSPKRREIGHGALAERALVPVLPTREEFPYAIRQVSEALSSNGSTSMGSVCASTMSLLNAGVPLKAPVAGIAMGLISQEIEGETHYVTLTDILGAEDAFGDMDFKVAGTKDFVTALQLDTKLDGIPASVLAAALKQARDARLHILDVMMEAIDTPDEMSPNAPRIITVKIPVDKIGEVIGPKGKMINQIQEDTGADITIEDDGTIYIGAVDGPSAEAARTTINGIANPTMPEVGERYLGTVVKTTTFGAFVSLLPGKDGLLHISQIRKLAGGKRVENVEDVLGVGHKVQVEIAEIDSRGKLSLIPVIEGEEGDEKKDDGDK